One segment of Mycobacterium spongiae DNA contains the following:
- a CDS encoding nuclear transport factor 2 family protein, which yields MCCNGVMSPPDVAADVEAIKRIKYRYLRALDTKHWDDFADTLTEDIAGDYGPSLGKELHFTNRADVVDYMRSSLGPNIITEHRVTHPEITVTGDTATGSWYLQDRVIAADLNFMLIGAAFYRDQYRRTADGWRISATGYDRTYEATMSLAGLNFTLQPGRALA from the coding sequence ATGTGTTGCAATGGCGTAATGAGTCCGCCAGATGTGGCCGCCGATGTAGAAGCGATCAAACGAATCAAGTACCGGTACCTGCGGGCACTTGACACCAAACACTGGGATGACTTCGCTGACACGCTCACCGAGGACATTGCCGGCGACTACGGACCATCGCTCGGCAAAGAGCTGCACTTCACCAACCGCGCCGACGTGGTGGACTACATGCGCTCATCGCTTGGCCCGAACATCATCACCGAGCACCGAGTCACCCACCCGGAAATCACCGTGACCGGTGATACCGCGACGGGCAGCTGGTACCTGCAAGACCGAGTCATCGCCGCAGACCTCAACTTCATGTTGATCGGCGCGGCGTTCTATCGCGACCAGTACCGGCGCACGGCCGATGGCTGGCGGATCAGCGCCACCGGCTACGACCGAACCTACGAGGCGACAATGTCGTTGGCGGGCCTCAACTTCACGCTACAACCGGGCCGCGCCCTGGCCTGA
- a CDS encoding Hsp70 family protein — translation MYDPLGLSIGTANLVAARNGITPVCRRAALTLYPHCAPKIGALGENPNATDSGTRITGFVERIVDAAELVSPDGSVHDPELLLVEALDAMAVAAGADTSSSEISIAVPAHWTPATVQALRNGLRTHIGFVRSGMAPRLVSDAVAALAAVNSELELPLSGVVGLLDFGSSGTYATLVERTADFAVDFGASDLEPVSDTMRYEGFSGNGIDQALLAYALDELGHSDHPATANTAVGQVCQLREQCRAAKERLSAYGVTELAAELRGRRLSVQVTRAQLEDLISDGLNGFIRAFDDMLARNRAGFADLAAVVTVGGGANIPLVAQRLSSHIGRPVLTASQPAYSAASGALLLATRGREHNVATRASIGLLAKAAPGTNVIELPAGDVMVIDAEALTDRELAWSQTDFPSDAPARFDEDPYNEEGPCWSMRLNAIELPKEPPWRRLRVSQLLIGLSAAVAMTAIGGVGFTVTAIERRQASQIPIVPSIAPVPPSRFGETEPEAEISLPPSPTAVPIPSAAPTSAAAPPMPSAAAPAPEVTPTTVPPVTPATTTPSQAPAATTTPTTTAPPATTSPTVTTPSTTPMTPTLEGTATTAAAPEAAAPMTPASPPAATPASPTAPTPKMKTEWLHIPGIPIPIPVPVPKHFGDLAPENPFLIPGPE, via the coding sequence ATGTACGACCCGCTGGGGTTGTCGATCGGGACCGCGAACCTGGTTGCCGCTCGAAATGGGATAACGCCGGTGTGCCGACGCGCCGCGCTGACCCTGTATCCGCACTGTGCTCCGAAAATCGGCGCGCTTGGCGAGAACCCGAATGCGACCGACTCCGGAACCCGGATCACTGGTTTTGTGGAGCGCATCGTTGACGCGGCGGAGCTGGTGTCTCCAGACGGATCCGTGCACGATCCGGAGCTATTGCTCGTTGAAGCGCTCGACGCGATGGCGGTCGCCGCCGGCGCGGATACGAGTTCGTCGGAGATTTCGATAGCCGTTCCAGCGCATTGGACTCCGGCAACCGTGCAGGCGTTACGTAACGGGTTGCGGACGCACATCGGCTTCGTCCGCAGCGGCATGGCGCCGCGTCTGGTGTCGGATGCGGTCGCGGCGCTAGCGGCGGTGAACTCTGAGTTGGAACTTCCGCTTAGCGGTGTGGTGGGGCTGCTTGACTTCGGTAGTTCTGGTACGTACGCAACGTTGGTTGAAAGAACTGCCGATTTTGCAGTGGATTTCGGGGCATCGGATCTCGAGCCGGTCAGCGACACCATGCGCTACGAAGGCTTCTCGGGAAACGGGATCGACCAAGCGCTGCTGGCGTATGCACTTGACGAACTAGGACACAGCGACCACCCTGCCACCGCCAACACCGCGGTCGGACAAGTCTGCCAACTCAGAGAGCAGTGTCGTGCGGCCAAGGAACGGTTATCGGCCTACGGTGTAACGGAATTGGCTGCGGAACTTCGGGGACGACGGCTCAGCGTACAGGTGACTCGAGCGCAGCTGGAAGACCTGATCTCCGACGGGCTGAACGGTTTCATCCGCGCGTTCGACGACATGCTGGCGCGCAATCGCGCCGGTTTCGCCGACCTGGCGGCGGTCGTCACCGTGGGTGGCGGTGCCAATATCCCGCTTGTCGCGCAACGTCTTTCGAGTCACATCGGCCGGCCGGTGCTGACCGCGTCGCAACCGGCGTATTCGGCGGCTTCGGGCGCATTGCTGCTCGCCACCCGCGGCCGGGAGCACAATGTCGCGACGCGAGCGTCGATAGGCCTGCTCGCGAAGGCGGCTCCGGGCACCAATGTGATCGAACTGCCGGCCGGTGACGTGATGGTCATCGACGCGGAGGCTTTAACGGATCGGGAGTTGGCCTGGTCGCAGACTGACTTCCCGAGCGATGCGCCGGCGCGCTTTGACGAGGATCCCTACAACGAAGAGGGTCCCTGCTGGTCGATGCGGTTGAACGCGATCGAGCTGCCCAAGGAACCGCCGTGGCGCCGGTTGCGGGTATCGCAGTTGCTCATCGGGCTCTCGGCAGCGGTGGCTATGACCGCGATTGGGGGCGTGGGATTCACCGTGACGGCCATCGAAAGGCGCCAGGCCTCCCAGATCCCGATCGTTCCGAGCATCGCGCCCGTGCCGCCCTCCCGATTCGGGGAGACTGAGCCGGAAGCTGAGATTTCCCTCCCGCCGAGCCCCACCGCCGTGCCGATCCCCAGTGCGGCTCCGACCAGCGCTGCCGCGCCACCGATGCCATCGGCGGCAGCGCCGGCGCCCGAGGTGACACCGACAACGGTGCCGCCAGTCACACCCGCGACGACAACCCCCTCGCAAGCACCGGCGGCGACAACCACCCCAACGACGACTGCGCCGCCGGCCACCACCTCGCCGACGGTCACAACCCCGTCCACTACTCCCATGACTCCCACGCTTGAGGGGACTGCGACGACTGCTGCGGCTCCCGAGGCTGCGGCTCCAATGACTCCGGCGAGTCCGCCTGCTGCAACTCCGGCGTCTCCCACGGCGCCGACGCCGAAGATGAAGACGGAGTGGTTACACATCCCGGGGATACCCATCCCGATCCCGGTCCCGGTCCCGAAGCATTTCGGTGATCTAGCACCAGAGAACCCCTTCTTGATTCCTGGCCCTGAATGA
- a CDS encoding DUF7159 family protein: MDIVLGVSMEPTMVRLLLIEGENADGVTVEEGNFDVVPQSDKAPRPASSPGADSAMAAIIGTREGAAEGGHRLLTIGVTWTDPAEVSALRTRLATHDVGSVMLVSPLLAAAALAQTVGFAIGYEHIAMVFVEANSATLAIVDVADGSIVDLHRQPLADPQGSQGAVAAVLATMVAGLDGPASRADGLLLVGCGVDVVAVKPALEAATSLVVNVPEEPALALARGAALASANAPLFASSTAALAYALDPGTGEVNPAALSPSYLDVCAQADPGASGLAYSALNDDPDEYEESGRRRRPLVLAGSAMAGAAAVAAGLLMVSSDVRPLAAQQPGSPAGTQSISTPAVESSAADVPARIPPEVPASLPATIDPETQEAAPPAPSPVPVAPAAEVLNPPEPPPPLPRAPRTAANVVPATPRPVPTRRSVPIPVQQTPLPVAPQTTPPAAIPAPPPPAPLPPPTPMMTVYLHLPFVTIPIPIAPPPPPPPPPPPPPPIEPGLVPLP, encoded by the coding sequence ATGGACATCGTACTTGGGGTTTCGATGGAGCCCACGATGGTGCGTTTGCTGCTGATCGAGGGCGAGAACGCCGACGGTGTCACCGTTGAAGAAGGCAACTTCGACGTCGTCCCGCAATCGGACAAGGCCCCGCGCCCGGCAAGTTCTCCTGGGGCCGATTCGGCGATGGCCGCGATCATCGGCACCCGAGAAGGCGCTGCCGAGGGCGGCCACCGGCTGTTGACGATCGGTGTGACGTGGACCGACCCAGCCGAGGTCAGCGCGCTACGAACCCGGCTCGCTACCCACGACGTCGGCAGCGTCATGCTCGTATCCCCGTTGCTAGCGGCGGCCGCTCTGGCGCAGACGGTCGGCTTCGCGATCGGCTACGAACACATCGCCATGGTGTTCGTCGAGGCGAACAGCGCGACATTGGCCATTGTTGATGTGGCCGACGGTTCGATCGTCGATTTGCACCGGCAGCCTTTGGCAGACCCCCAAGGCTCACAAGGTGCCGTCGCGGCCGTACTGGCGACCATGGTCGCCGGTCTGGATGGCCCGGCCTCGCGGGCCGACGGGTTGCTGCTCGTGGGGTGCGGGGTCGATGTTGTCGCGGTCAAACCCGCACTGGAGGCGGCCACGTCGCTTGTGGTGAACGTGCCCGAGGAACCGGCGCTCGCGTTGGCCCGGGGGGCGGCGCTGGCGTCGGCGAACGCGCCGCTGTTCGCGTCGTCCACCGCCGCCCTGGCCTACGCGCTCGATCCCGGTACCGGCGAGGTGAACCCTGCAGCCCTGAGTCCGAGCTATCTCGACGTATGTGCCCAGGCCGATCCGGGAGCCAGCGGCCTGGCCTACAGCGCCCTGAACGACGACCCGGACGAGTACGAGGAGAGTGGTCGGCGCCGCAGGCCGCTCGTGCTGGCCGGTAGCGCGATGGCCGGGGCCGCGGCCGTCGCGGCGGGATTGCTGATGGTCTCGTCTGATGTTCGGCCGTTGGCCGCGCAGCAGCCCGGTTCACCGGCGGGTACACAAAGCATCTCCACCCCTGCGGTCGAGTCCTCGGCGGCCGATGTCCCGGCGCGGATCCCGCCCGAGGTTCCAGCCTCGCTGCCGGCGACGATCGACCCGGAAACGCAGGAGGCCGCGCCGCCTGCTCCCAGCCCGGTGCCGGTAGCACCCGCGGCGGAGGTGCTGAACCCGCCCGAGCCGCCGCCCCCACTACCGCGGGCGCCGCGCACCGCGGCGAACGTGGTACCGGCCACACCGCGTCCGGTGCCGACTCGGCGCTCGGTGCCCATCCCGGTCCAACAGACCCCGCTTCCGGTCGCCCCGCAAACCACACCCCCGGCCGCAATACCCGCACCGCCGCCACCGGCGCCACTACCGCCACCTACCCCGATGATGACGGTCTACCTGCACTTGCCCTTCGTCACGATCCCGATTCCGATTGCACCGCCGCCACCGCCACCGCCACCACCGCCGCCACCGCCGCCGATCGAGCCGGGCCTAGTGCCCCTCCCGTAG
- a CDS encoding DUF3060 domain-containing protein, with protein MNPEDDPEARIRELERPLADVARASEIGSTQPGDYSYSSDGYTYPPAPPPPSYGSPFPGATPRSSTGNRVWWIVAAVGVFGVLALVGGIAAFTARQLSGDGVISLSPSPSAPGATAWPKENPPGSPPSDRGTATPTAGPATSLPPLGGRLSVSGVNADKTIVCNDSIVTVSGMSNTVIITGHCATLTVSGMQNSVTVDSSDTIIASGLNNQVTYHSGAPKITKSGRANVVEQG; from the coding sequence ATGAACCCAGAGGATGACCCGGAGGCCCGGATTCGGGAGCTGGAGCGACCACTGGCCGACGTGGCCCGTGCATCCGAAATCGGAAGTACGCAACCGGGCGACTACTCCTACTCATCCGACGGTTACACCTACCCACCGGCGCCACCGCCGCCGAGCTATGGCTCCCCGTTCCCCGGGGCAACGCCGAGATCATCGACGGGTAATCGGGTCTGGTGGATCGTGGCCGCAGTCGGAGTTTTTGGCGTGCTGGCTCTGGTGGGCGGCATCGCCGCGTTCACCGCCCGCCAACTCTCCGGTGACGGCGTAATCAGCCTGTCTCCGTCTCCGAGTGCCCCGGGTGCGACCGCGTGGCCCAAGGAGAACCCCCCTGGCTCGCCCCCCTCCGACCGCGGGACTGCGACGCCGACTGCGGGACCGGCCACTTCGCTCCCGCCCCTTGGTGGTCGGCTCAGCGTGTCCGGCGTCAACGCCGACAAGACGATCGTCTGCAACGACAGCATCGTCACCGTCAGCGGGATGTCCAACACGGTGATCATCACCGGCCACTGCGCGACCCTCACCGTGTCCGGCATGCAGAACTCGGTCACCGTCGATAGCTCCGACACCATCATCGCGTCTGGTCTCAACAACCAGGTCACGTATCACTCAGGCGCGCCGAAGATCACCAAATCCGGCAGAGCGAACGTCGTCGAGCAGGGCTGA
- a CDS encoding NADP-dependent oxidoreductase, whose protein sequence is MAELSNRQIVLRRRPTGLVAPGDTELVVSAAPEPAAGEALVRTTYVGIDAAARTWLDDQAGYLPPVQLGEVVRAAGIGQVVESRCAAYAVGDVVTTLTGFQEYVIVRDDVFSTPIPGEDDQLAIMSVYGPTGATAYFGMTDIGRPQPGETVVVSAAAGATGSVAGQIAKIAGARVVGIAGGPAKCRAVVDDFGFDACIDYKAGNLAAALKEQCPRRVDVYFDNVGGPILDAVLGRLASRARVVLCGVISSYLTGEHPGPANYVNLLAKTALMQGFNALDQWGRFDEAFAALRQWEAQGRLVHRQTIFEGIESCVDALNGLFTGVNIGKTLVKLSDPTPR, encoded by the coding sequence GTGGCCGAATTGTCGAATCGCCAGATCGTGTTGCGCCGACGCCCCACCGGACTCGTTGCGCCCGGCGACACCGAATTGGTCGTCTCGGCGGCCCCCGAGCCGGCCGCTGGCGAGGCGCTCGTGCGCACGACATACGTGGGCATTGACGCAGCCGCCCGGACCTGGCTCGATGACCAGGCCGGCTACCTTCCGCCGGTGCAACTCGGCGAGGTTGTGCGGGCGGCCGGGATCGGCCAGGTCGTCGAGTCGCGCTGTGCGGCTTACGCCGTCGGCGACGTGGTCACCACGCTGACAGGCTTTCAGGAGTACGTCATCGTGCGCGACGACGTATTCAGCACACCGATCCCGGGCGAGGATGACCAGCTGGCGATCATGTCGGTATACGGTCCGACCGGCGCCACCGCCTACTTCGGGATGACCGACATCGGCCGCCCGCAGCCGGGGGAAACGGTGGTGGTCTCGGCAGCGGCCGGTGCAACCGGATCGGTGGCTGGTCAGATTGCCAAGATCGCCGGAGCCCGGGTCGTAGGGATCGCGGGCGGGCCGGCCAAGTGCCGCGCGGTGGTCGACGACTTCGGGTTTGACGCCTGCATCGACTACAAGGCGGGCAACCTGGCCGCTGCACTCAAAGAGCAGTGTCCGCGACGGGTCGATGTCTACTTTGACAACGTCGGTGGTCCGATCCTCGACGCGGTCTTGGGCCGGTTGGCATCGAGAGCGAGAGTCGTGTTGTGCGGCGTCATCTCCAGCTATCTGACCGGTGAGCATCCGGGACCGGCCAACTACGTGAACCTGCTGGCCAAGACCGCACTCATGCAGGGTTTCAATGCTCTGGACCAGTGGGGCCGTTTCGACGAAGCCTTCGCCGCGCTTCGCCAGTGGGAGGCGCAGGGGCGGCTCGTGCACCGCCAAACCATCTTCGAGGGAATCGAGTCGTGCGTCGACGCCCTCAATGGCCTGTTCACCGGCGTCAACATCGGCAAGACGCTGGTCAAGCTCAGCGATCCCACACCGCGCTGA
- a CDS encoding glycoside hydrolase family 16 protein: protein MLMPQMDRRHMMMMAGFGALAAAIPAPKASADPSRPAAPADPAPAPAAPAAAPGGLLFADEFDGPAGSAPDPSKWRVSNHRTPIRNPVGFDRPQFFGEYRDSRQNVFVDGNSNLVLRATREGNNYFGGLVHGLWRGGIGTTWEARIKFNCLAPGMWPAWWLSNDDPGRSGEIDLIEWYGNGNWPSGTTVHANPDGTAFETFPIGVDAAWHNWRVTWNPTGMYFWLDYADGMEPYFSVPAIGIEDLNEPIREWPFNDPGYTVFPVLNLAVGGSGGGDPAAGSYPQEMLVDWVRVF, encoded by the coding sequence ATGCTTATGCCTCAGATGGATCGTCGCCACATGATGATGATGGCGGGGTTCGGCGCTCTGGCAGCCGCGATCCCCGCCCCGAAAGCCTCGGCCGACCCGTCGCGACCGGCGGCACCGGCCGACCCGGCGCCCGCACCTGCCGCACCGGCCGCGGCACCCGGGGGACTCCTGTTCGCCGACGAGTTTGACGGTCCGGCCGGTTCGGCCCCCGACCCGTCGAAATGGCGGGTGTCGAACCACCGGACGCCCATCAGGAACCCGGTGGGATTTGATCGGCCGCAGTTCTTTGGGGAGTACCGCGACAGCCGCCAAAACGTGTTCGTCGACGGCAACTCCAACCTCGTTCTGCGCGCCACACGGGAGGGCAACAACTACTTCGGCGGCCTGGTCCATGGCCTGTGGCGGGGCGGGATCGGAACCACCTGGGAGGCACGCATCAAGTTCAACTGCCTCGCTCCGGGCATGTGGCCCGCCTGGTGGCTGTCCAACGACGATCCCGGTCGCAGCGGGGAAATCGACCTGATCGAGTGGTACGGCAACGGGAACTGGCCGTCGGGAACGACCGTGCACGCCAACCCCGACGGCACCGCGTTCGAAACCTTCCCCATCGGCGTCGACGCCGCCTGGCACAACTGGCGCGTCACCTGGAACCCCACCGGCATGTATTTCTGGCTGGACTACGCGGACGGGATGGAGCCGTACTTCTCAGTTCCGGCGATCGGCATCGAGGATCTGAACGAACCCATCCGCGAGTGGCCGTTCAACGACCCCGGCTACACGGTGTTTCCCGTCTTGAACCTGGCGGTGGGTGGTTCCGGTGGCGGCGACCCCGCGGCTGGCTCTTATCCGCAAGAGATGCTCGTCGACTGGGTACGCGTCTTCTAG
- a CDS encoding MFS transporter — MHVVAAGARSVSARTIRSASIRIVPFLMALYFVNYLDRINLGIAKNDISTHLQLSSTMFGLVSGIFFVGYVLVEVPSNLALYRYGARRWLARIAVSWGIVVVAIGFAPNVATLLALRFLLGVAEAGLFPGVIFYLSRWFPRGYRARMIALFMTASPIAAAVGTPVSAWLIQVGDGVFGMAGWQFMMICEGVPAIALGVICWFYLTDSPDKARWLQPDERRWLVDVLAQERRQVRSDFRFSLRGALTSPRVWALALVYFGIAYGLYALAFYMPSIISGFRKTFRIELSIVQIGLITAIPYACAAVGMYLWSRHADRTGDHVRHVAIALFVGGLAIPVALYLHSPVLVVIFVAITATAVFGAIPSFWALPSRFLAGTAAAGAIGLINSIGNLGGFVAPYVTGALEQATGTDKAGMWLVGLVMLMSALLVGVLRATPTRDRAAGDTN, encoded by the coding sequence ATGCACGTCGTAGCCGCGGGCGCGCGATCAGTGTCGGCGCGCACGATTCGCAGCGCGAGTATCCGCATCGTCCCGTTCTTGATGGCCCTGTACTTCGTCAACTACCTGGACCGCATCAACCTGGGTATCGCCAAGAACGACATCAGCACGCACCTGCAACTGTCATCGACAATGTTCGGGCTCGTCTCGGGGATCTTCTTCGTCGGGTATGTGCTCGTCGAGGTTCCATCCAACCTTGCCCTGTACCGCTACGGTGCGCGCCGTTGGCTGGCGCGCATCGCGGTGTCGTGGGGGATCGTTGTCGTGGCCATCGGTTTCGCGCCGAACGTTGCGACGTTGCTAGCCCTGCGGTTTCTTCTCGGGGTCGCCGAAGCGGGCCTGTTTCCCGGGGTCATCTTCTACCTGAGCCGCTGGTTTCCGCGCGGCTACCGGGCGCGCATGATCGCGCTTTTCATGACGGCCAGCCCCATCGCGGCCGCGGTAGGCACACCGGTGTCCGCCTGGTTGATCCAGGTCGGCGATGGGGTTTTCGGGATGGCGGGCTGGCAATTCATGATGATCTGCGAGGGCGTCCCGGCCATCGCCCTCGGAGTGATCTGCTGGTTCTATCTGACCGACAGTCCGGATAAAGCGCGGTGGCTACAACCCGACGAACGGCGCTGGCTCGTCGACGTGCTTGCCCAGGAGCGGCGCCAGGTTCGCAGTGATTTTCGCTTTTCGTTGCGGGGTGCGCTCACCAGCCCACGGGTCTGGGCGTTGGCACTGGTCTACTTCGGTATTGCCTACGGCCTCTACGCGTTGGCGTTCTATATGCCGTCGATCATCTCGGGGTTCCGGAAGACGTTCCGGATCGAACTCTCTATCGTTCAGATAGGCCTGATCACCGCGATTCCCTATGCGTGCGCGGCGGTGGGGATGTACCTCTGGTCGCGCCATGCTGACCGCACCGGCGACCACGTGCGGCATGTCGCGATCGCGCTCTTTGTTGGCGGACTGGCCATTCCGGTCGCGCTGTACCTGCACAGCCCAGTGCTGGTCGTGATATTCGTGGCCATCACTGCGACGGCGGTGTTCGGTGCCATCCCCAGTTTCTGGGCATTGCCGTCGCGCTTCCTCGCCGGCACCGCGGCAGCGGGAGCGATCGGGCTGATCAACTCGATCGGCAATCTCGGCGGCTTCGTTGCCCCCTACGTAACCGGTGCGCTTGAACAAGCCACCGGAACGGACAAGGCCGGCATGTGGTTGGTCGGTCTCGTGATGCTGATGTCGGCGTTGCTGGTTGGAGTCCTGCGCGCCACGCCGACCCGAGACCGGGCGGCAGGTGATACGAACTGA
- a CDS encoding muconolactone Delta-isomerase family protein, whose protein sequence is MEFLVVMTTRIPDGASQDEVAVVRARDGARLRELAAHGQLLRLWRPPPLPGGIRTFGLFCADDDRQLERLLASMPSRTWRTDDVTALRTHPNDPVSAGISGVPGKGPEFLIAMTMAVPAGTPDHVVDDTTAREAQRHRALAQRGHLVRLWSLGGGPDGPHTLGLWRARDPGELMAILESLPLSGWMTIETTPLGPHPDDPIRRG, encoded by the coding sequence ATGGAGTTCTTGGTAGTCATGACCACCCGGATTCCCGACGGCGCTTCTCAAGACGAGGTCGCCGTGGTCCGCGCTCGCGACGGTGCACGCTTGCGCGAACTCGCGGCGCACGGCCAATTGCTGCGGTTGTGGCGCCCGCCGCCGTTGCCGGGCGGGATACGGACCTTCGGTCTGTTTTGCGCCGACGACGACCGCCAGCTAGAGCGGCTGCTTGCCTCGATGCCGTCGCGCACTTGGCGCACAGACGACGTCACGGCCTTGCGGACACATCCGAATGACCCGGTTTCCGCGGGGATCTCCGGTGTCCCGGGGAAGGGTCCAGAATTTCTGATCGCGATGACTATGGCGGTGCCGGCCGGGACCCCGGATCATGTCGTCGACGACACAACGGCTCGGGAGGCTCAACGCCACCGGGCGCTGGCGCAGCGGGGGCACCTGGTGCGGTTGTGGTCGCTAGGTGGTGGGCCGGATGGCCCCCATACCCTCGGCCTGTGGCGTGCTCGCGATCCGGGCGAGCTGATGGCCATTCTGGAATCGCTGCCGCTGTCTGGCTGGATGACGATCGAGACAACGCCGCTGGGTCCGCATCCCGATGACCCGATCCGCCGTGGGTGA
- a CDS encoding glycerophosphodiester phosphodiesterase family protein, with protein sequence MGDARAPSLEFLRSPGRIAMAHRGFTSFRVPMNSMGAFREAASLGFRYIETDVRATRDGVAVILHDRRIQPESGVTGAVDRRYWRDVRQAQLGAGESIPRLEDLLDALPDIRVNIDIKAASAIEPTVAVIERLNAHRRVLIGSFSDRRRRQALRLLSKRVATSAGSGALLALLAARTAASQAYAWRVLRDSDCLQLPPRIGGLPIITPRMVQKVHDSGRQVHAWTIDDPDAMHALLDMGVDGIITDRADLLRDVLVGRGEWDTT encoded by the coding sequence ATGGGCGATGCCCGTGCGCCTAGCCTCGAGTTCTTGCGCAGTCCGGGACGGATTGCCATGGCGCACCGGGGATTTACGTCGTTTCGTGTGCCGATGAACAGTATGGGCGCCTTCCGCGAGGCGGCCAGTCTGGGGTTTCGCTACATCGAGACCGACGTCCGCGCGACCCGCGACGGTGTAGCGGTGATCCTGCACGACCGCAGAATCCAACCCGAATCCGGCGTCACCGGCGCCGTCGATCGACGGTATTGGCGAGATGTCCGCCAAGCACAGTTGGGGGCGGGGGAGTCGATCCCCCGCCTGGAAGACCTCCTCGACGCACTGCCGGACATACGGGTCAACATCGACATCAAAGCCGCGTCAGCGATCGAACCCACGGTCGCCGTCATCGAGCGACTCAACGCCCACCGCCGGGTGCTGATCGGCTCGTTTTCCGATCGTCGTCGCCGGCAAGCGTTGCGTCTGCTCTCCAAACGGGTGGCCACGTCGGCCGGCAGCGGGGCGTTGCTGGCGCTGCTCGCGGCACGAACGGCCGCCAGCCAGGCATACGCCTGGCGGGTGTTGCGCGACAGTGATTGCCTTCAGCTGCCGCCGCGGATCGGCGGCCTACCCATTATCACGCCGAGAATGGTTCAGAAAGTTCATGATTCGGGACGCCAGGTGCATGCTTGGACGATCGACGACCCCGACGCCATGCATGCTCTTCTCGACATGGGTGTGGACGGCATCATCACCGATCGCGCGGACCTGCTCCGCGATGTTCTCGTCGGCCGCGGCGAATGGGACACCACCTAG
- a CDS encoding flavodoxin family protein: MTLKALFLNCTLKKSPAVSNTQALIDLVAGLMEPMGVECETVRLVDYNIAYGTESDMGDGDEWPEIYAKIKDADILIPSMPVWMGVRSSLCQLMCERLDGSYRDLDPRTGQYPLYGKVVGVIVTGNEDGAHDCCATTLYNFTHYGCTVPPNADCYWVGDAGPGPSYIEAGQGHLYTNRTARFLASGTVWMANMIKANGPIGTNLIELTAEAQKVSTDTAPAG; the protein is encoded by the coding sequence TTGACCCTCAAGGCGCTCTTTCTCAACTGCACGCTGAAGAAGTCACCCGCCGTCTCCAACACCCAGGCCCTCATCGACCTGGTCGCTGGTCTCATGGAGCCGATGGGCGTCGAATGCGAGACCGTTCGACTGGTTGACTACAACATCGCCTACGGCACCGAGTCCGACATGGGCGATGGCGACGAATGGCCCGAGATCTACGCAAAGATCAAGGACGCTGACATTCTGATCCCATCGATGCCGGTGTGGATGGGGGTGCGCAGCTCGCTATGTCAGCTGATGTGCGAGCGGCTCGACGGTTCGTATCGCGATCTGGACCCCCGCACCGGGCAGTACCCGCTCTACGGGAAGGTCGTGGGGGTTATCGTCACGGGCAACGAGGACGGCGCCCACGACTGCTGCGCCACCACGCTCTACAACTTCACGCACTACGGGTGCACCGTCCCGCCCAACGCTGACTGCTACTGGGTGGGCGACGCCGGACCCGGGCCCAGCTACATCGAAGCCGGCCAGGGACACCTCTACACCAACCGCACCGCCCGGTTCCTCGCCAGCGGCACCGTATGGATGGCGAACATGATCAAGGCGAATGGACCGATCGGCACCAACCTGATCGAGCTGACGGCCGAAGCCCAAAAGGTAAGTACCGACACGGCTCCGGCGGGCTGA